One Theropithecus gelada isolate Dixy chromosome 3, Tgel_1.0, whole genome shotgun sequence genomic window carries:
- the ZNF853 gene encoding zinc finger protein 853, giving the protein MLHQPTPGNPGLTARMEVGPATETFVLELRCLEDGGPGPDTLSGGSGGSESQEEEEPQEGSSSPQQPAVLAPVGASEIAEETQPGQQELQLQQLEQQPKPQQQPQQEQLQQPQPHLELQQQPQQDGQQQLSQLQQEKHQSMHHQELKPELQLTHQQQQVQPQQVQEQQLLQQQQEQLQPQQEPLQPQQEPSQPQQTQEQQLLQQQEQLQQQVQEQQLLQQHQEQLQQQQLLQQQEQLQQQQFQQQQEQLQQQQQQLLLLQQQEQLQQQLLQQQQAQLQQQLLEQQQAQLQQQLLLQQQEQLKQQQQQQLLEQQQEQLQQQQLQPPPLEPEEEEEVELELMPVDLGSEQELEQQRQELERQQELERQQEQRQLQLKLQEQLQQLEQQLEQQQQLEQQQLEQQEVQLELTPVELGAQQQEVQLELTPVQPELQLELVPAAGGGGAAVPGAPAAVVVAPPGYVVLQELMVLPAVAAPAVVAIPGPAGSAALTPARQRRRRRARDRPTICGECGKGFSRSTDLVRHQATHTGERPHRCGECGKGFSQHSNLVTHQRIHTGEKPYACSYCAKRFSESSALVQHQRTHTGERPYACGDCGKRFSVSSNLLRHRRTHSGERPYVCEDCGERFRHKVQIRRHERQLHGAGRSRGLGLLRASRPAALGGPARAEQAATATAPTDKAL; this is encoded by the exons ATGCTCCACCAG CCGACTCCCGGGAATCCGGGTCTGACCGCCAGGATGGAGGTGGGGCCAGCCACCGAGACCTTCGTGCTGGAACTTCGATGTCTTGAAGATGGGGGCCCAGGGCCTGACACCCTCTCAG GTGGCAGTGGTGGGAGTGAGagtcaggaggaggaagagcctCAGGAGGGGAGCAGCAGTCCACAGCAGCCAGCAGTCTTGGCCCCAGTGGGGGCCAGTGAAATCGCTGAGGAAACCCAGCCAGGACAACAGGAGTTGCAACTGCAGCAGTTAGAACAGCAGCCCAAACCGCAGCAACAGCCACAGCAGGAGCAACTGCAACAGCCGCAACCACACCTAGAACTGCAACAACAGCCGCAGCAAGACGGGCAACAACAGCTATCTCAACTACAGCAGGAAAAACACCAATCCATGCACCATCAGGAACTGAAACCTGAACTGCAGCTAACGCACCAGCAGCAACAGGTGCAGCCACAGCAAGTGCAAGAGCAACAGCTGttacagcagcagcaggagcagttGCAACCACAGCAGGAGCCGTTACAGCCACAGCAGGAGCCATCACAGCCGCAGCAAACACAAGAGCAACAGCTGTTGCAGCAGCAGGAACAGCTACAGCAGCAAGTGCAAGAGCAACAGCTGTTACAGCAACATCAGGAACAGTTACAACAGCAGCAGCTGCTACAACAGCAGGAACAATTACAGCAGCAACAGTTTCAACAGCAGCAGGAACAgctacagcagcagcagcagcagctactGTTGCTGCAGCAGCAGGAACAGTTACAGCAGCAACTGTTGCAGCAGCAGCAGGCACAGTTACAACAGCAACTGCTGGAACAGCAGCAGGCACAGTTACAGCAGCAGCTACTGCTGCAGCAGCAGGAACAattaaagcagcagcagcaacagcagctgTTGGAACAGCAGCAGGAACAATTGCAACAGCAACAATTGCAGCCTCCTCCCCTGGAGCccgaggaggaggaagaggtggagcTGGAGCTCATGCCCGTGGACTTGGGGTCGGAGCAGGAGCTGGAGCAGCAGCGGCAGGAGTTGGAGCGGCAGCAGGAGCTGGAACGGCAGCAGGAGCAGCGGCAGCTGCAGCTCAAACTGCAggagcagctgcagcagctggaGCAACagctggagcagcagcagcagctagagcagcagcagctggagcAGCAGGAGGTGCAGCTGGAGCTGACCCCGGTGGAGCTGGGCGCCCAGCAGCAGGAGGTGCAGCTGGAGCTGACCCCGGTGCAACCAGAGCTGCAGCTAGAACTGGTACCAGCCGCAGGGGGTGGCGGAGCGGCAGTCCCCGGGGCTCCAGCCGCGGTCGTGGTGGCTCCCCCGGGCTACGTGGTGCTGCAGGAGCTCATGGTGCTGCCAGCCGTGGCAGCGCCGGCCGTGGTGGCCATCCCGGGCCCGGCAGGCAGCGCGGCGTTGACTCCCGCACGGCAGCGGCGGCGACGGCGCGCCCGGGACCGGCCGACTATCTGCGGGGAATGCGGCAAGGGCTTCAGCCGCAGCACGGACCTGGTGCGCCACCAGGCCACGCACACGGGTGAGAGGCCACACCGCTGCGGCGAGTGCGGCAAGGGCTTCTCGCAGCACTCGAACCTGGTAACGCACCAGCGCATCCACACGGGTGAGAAACCCTACGCCTGCTCGTACTGCGCCAAGCGCTTCAGTGAGAGCTCGGCGCTCGTGCAGCACCAGCGCACGCACACCGGGGAGCGACCCTATGCCTGCGGGGACTGCGGCAAGCGCTTCAGTGTCTCCTCCAACCTGCTGCGCCACCGGCGCACGCACTCGGGCGAGCGGCCCTACGTGTGCGAGGACTGTGGCGAGCGCTTCCGACACAAGGTGCAGATCCGCCGCCACGAGCGCCAGCTGCACGGCGCGGGCCGGTCCAGGGGCCTCGGCCTGTTGCGCGCCTCGCGGCCCGCAGCCCTTGGTGGCCCAGCCCGTGCAGAGCAGGCCGCCACGGCCACTGCGCCCACAGACAAGGCGCTGTGA